A single genomic interval of Penicillium psychrofluorescens genome assembly, chromosome: 2 harbors:
- a CDS encoding uncharacterized protein (ID:PFLUO_003315-T1.cds;~source:funannotate), with amino-acid sequence MAYQFFAKQSRSSSSPASPPPGAGRATTRPPIHPPPLHPPQSAVAAASKPKTPAQEQSFQPYPHSIPSGYVTPHPHITVETIRTAHIPSLTRITGLLLPIRYPNSFYTATITDPVIASLSRVAIYHDHPVVAAPASTPASVALGSGASAGTDKVIGGIRCRLERVSPSTEEPTQQPTNLYIQTLHLLSPYRGHGVAASLLNSLLFASPPDSEGKYRVSELVKHYNIRSVTAHVHEANEEGLNWYIARGFQVESAVVEGYYRRLQPSGARIVRLAVQWTEEDEHTSATGGDTRNTASPHGPDDEDWEKVEAEDGDEGDHGVEPLNESRVLDREDSGSRKRKAEENEHQSGSRR; translated from the coding sequence ATGGCCTACCAGTTCTTCGCTAAGCAGTCCCGgtcgtcctcctcgcctgcatcgcctccgccagGTGCCGGCAGAGCGACGACCAGGCCTCCCATCCACCCGCCGCCTCTCCACCCGCCTCAATCGGCTGTCGCGGCGGCATCCAAGCCAAAGACACCTGCACAGGAGCAGTCCTTCCAGCCATATCCACATTCGATTCCCTCTGGCTACGTGACTCCTCATCCGCATATTACGGTCGAGACTATTCGAACTGCACATATCCCTTCCCTGACACGGATTACGGGTCTGCTACTTCCAATCCGCTACCCCAACTCCTTCTATACGGCCACGATCACAGACCCCGTTATTGCGTCTCTGTCGCGCGTCGCCATTTACCATGACCATCCTGTCGTGGCAGCTCCAGCATCCACGCCTGCATCGGTAGCCCTTGGGTCTGGTGCGTCAGCGGGGACAGACAAGGTGATCGGCGGGATCCGCTGCCGCCTGGAGAGAGTGTCTCCGTCGACCGAAGAGCCGACTCAACAGCCGACAAACCTCTACATCCAGACTCTGCACCTCCTCTCCCCATACCGGGGACACGGTGTGGCTGCTTCGCTGTTAAATTCACTGCTTTTCGCTTCGCCGCCAGATTCGGAAGGCAAATATAGAGTCTCGGAGCTGGTGAAGCATTACAACATCCGCAGCGTGACTGCCCATGTCCACGAGGCGAACGAGGAAGGACTGAACTGGTACATTGCGCGGGGGTTTCAAGTCGAATCCGCTGTAGTCGAGGGATACTATCGCCGGTTGCAGCCGTCTGGAGCGAGAATCGTCCGGTTAGCTGTACAGTggaccgaagaagatgagcatACGTCTGCAACAGGTGGTGATACACGCAACACTGCATCTCCTCATGgcccagatgatgaagattGGGAGAAGGTTGAGGCTGAGGATGGTGACGAAGGTGATCATGGCGTGGAGCCATTAAACGAGTCCCGGGTTTTGGACAGGGAAGATTCGGgttcgaggaagaggaaggcagAGGAGAATGAGCACCAGTCGGGCTCGCGACGTTGA
- a CDS encoding uncharacterized protein (ID:PFLUO_003316-T1.cds;~source:funannotate), whose translation MNSIVPLAKRLLVPITASITAADQREMNRDPWAKSWKYGVGFVYFAVVLLAFTTAIRFFHIWGDKIRVALYRESNPQPATQLQQSNSDGYSPSSATTDNSTAQFFPQQAAPMAVSRREESFISKIVPVNKAIALSRWIFYRPIPTIRMGKLEFVFPSLAVTVIILAALVFVTLYCFLPQPLYFWSIKLGSPPLAIRAGMLAVAMVPWIVALATKANFISMLTGLSAERLNGLHRWSAYLCLFLSLVHTVPFYVTPVWKNPTAYTNYRLLFGTNIYIYGTGVAALVPLVVLCVHSLPFLRHKLYELFIVIHIPVSFIFVAMLFWHTMNFLNSWAYLWITIAIWVVSYIIRLFCLNWSNPFHTKSFMIGEESALTLLPQNAIKVTIPTRLRWRPGQYVYLRMPGIAFMESHPFTIASLCSDDFPSAYGEKYRDMTLVFRPFHGFTRKVFRKALTGNPYKTYTALLEGPYGGMQREMAAFDDVIFFAGGSGITAIASQLLDLIKKIRDGKAVTKSVRVVWALKTPETMEWFQEELRICRDYAPPNIVNCHFFLTNIKDNRASRDLVQEKIYDMLQGIDKRNSAYIREEAGGDAEREKELRRENEDGLAALPNAYMPSHIASSRQYFQQPQFQDAQIQLAQFQQAQFQQSQFQQSQFQHSPFQQAQFQQFQQPAIPQPYYAQPEPQLSSPGYIPPSANNGSQVPFDFGFAAQPSPHAAPPAQPSPQRTPPRFAYLQPSQRRENWRTDYFRPNIPEMLNEFSNSFGRRACVFVCGPPSMRVEVANTVAKLQLKVLAGSSKDEIFLHAENYNI comes from the coding sequence ATGAATTCAATCGTTCCTCTCGCAAAGCGCCTCCTTGTGCCCATCACGGCCTCGATCACCGCAGCCGACCAGCGGGAAATGAATCGGGATCCGTGGGCTAAATCGTGGAAGTATGGTGTTGGATTTGTCTACTTCGCAGTCGTGCTGCTGGCCTTCACCACTGCCATTCGATTCTTTCATATCTGGGGCGACAAGATTCGCGTTGCCTTGTACCGGGAAAGCAACCCGCAGCCCGCTACCCAGCTTCAACAATCTAATTCGGATGGATATTCACCCTCCAGTGCTACGACGGACAATTCCACTGCCCAGTTCTTCCCTCAGCAGGCTGCTCCAATGGCCGTGTCCAGAAGAGAAGAGTCGTTCATTTCGAAGATTGTCCCGGTGAATAAGGCTATTGCGCTCTCGCGATGGATCTTCTACCGGCCGATCCCAACGATCAGGATGGGGAAGCTGGAATTTGTCTTTCCCTCGCTGGCTGTAACGGTGATTATTCTGGCGGCGCTGGTATTCGTCACACTTTACTGCTTTCTTCCACAACCATTGTACTTCTGGTCAATCAAGCTCGGGTCCCCCCCACTGGCAATTCGGGCGGGCATGCTCGCAGTGGCCATGGTGCCGTGGATTGTTGCGCTCGCCACCAAGGCGAACTTCATCAGCATGCTCACGGGCCTCAGTGCTGAGCGGCTGAATGGATTGCACCGCTGGTCTGCGTatctctgcctcttcctcagTCTGGTCCACACGGTTCCGTTCTACGTGACTCCCGTCTGGAAGAACCCTACCGCTTATACCAACTACCGCCTGCTTTTTGGTACGAACATTTATATTTATGGGACAGGTGTTGCGGCGCTGGTGCCCTTGGTGGTGCTGTGTGTTCATTCGCTTCCTTTCCTGCGCCACAAACTGTACGAACttttcatcgtcatccacaTCCCGGTGTCGTTCATCTTCGTGGCCATGCTCTTCTGGCATACCATGAATTTCCTCAATTCATGGGCCTATCTGTGgatcaccatcgccatctggGTTGTGTCATACATAATCCGGCTTTTTTGCCTGAACTGGTCAAATCCGTTCCATACGAAATCGTTCATGATCGGTGAGGAGTCGGCCCTGACGCTTCTGCCACAGAATGCCATCAAGGTCACCATTCCAACAAGGCTACGCTGGCGACCTGGTCAGTACGTTTACCTGCGCATGCCAGGCATCGCGTTTATGGAAAGTCACCCGTTCACTATCGCGTCGCTCTGCAGCGATGACTTTCCGTCTGCGTATGGCGAGAAATACCGCGACATGACATTAGTTTTCCGTCCGTTCCACGGCTTCACCCGCAAGGTTTTCCGAAAGGCATTAACTGGGAACCCATACAAGACCTATACCGCGCTTCTGGAGGGGCCATACGGCGGCATGCAGCGCGAAATGGCCGCGTTTGACGATGTGATCTTTTTCGCCGGTGGCAGCGGGATCACAGCTATTGCCAGtcagcttctggatcttATAAAGAAGATTCGTGACGGTAAAGCGGTGACCAAGTCTGTACGGGTCGTTTGGGCATTGAAGACCCCCGAAACGATGGAATGGTTTCAGGAAGAACTGCGCATCTGTCGGGACTACGCACCGCCGAACATCGTCAACTGCCATTTCTTTCTGACAAACATCAAGGACAATCGGGCCAGCCGTGATCTCGTCCAGGAGAAAATCTATGACATGCTGCAGGGTATCGATAAGCGCAACTCGGCGTATATCCgtgaagaagctggcggcgatgctgagagagagaaggaacTGCGGcgcgagaatgaggatggTCTCGCTGCGCTGCCTAATGCGTACATGCCTTCCCACATTGCTTCTAGTAGGCAATACTTCCAGCAACCACAGTTCCAAGATGCTCAGATTCAACTAGCGCAGTTCCAACAAGCGCAGTTTCAACAGTCGCAATTTCAACAATCGCAGTTTCAACATTCGCCGTTCCAACAAGCTCAGTTCCAGCAGTTTCAGCAGCCTGCAATTCCACAGCCATACTACGCCCAACCCGAGCCTCAACTATCTTCACCGGGATACATTCCCCCAAGTGCCAACAACGGATCCCAAGTTCCCTTTGACTTTGGCTTCGCAGCCCAGCCGTCACCCCACGCTGCACCGCCAGCACAGCCCTCACCTCAGAGAACACCACCGCGCTTCGCCTATCTCCAACCATCCCAAAGACGAGAAAATTGGCGGACAGATTACTTCCGGCCCAACATCCCAGAGATGCTGAACGAATTCTCGAACAGCTTTGGTCGTCGCGCCTGCGTGTTTGTCTGTGGACCGCCCAGTATGCGAGTCGAGGTGGCTAACACGGTGGCTAAGCTGCAGCTGAAGGTGTTGGCTGGTTCATCCAAGGATGAAATCTTCTTGCATGCGGAAAACTATAATATTTGA
- a CDS encoding uncharacterized protein (ID:PFLUO_003317-T1.cds;~source:funannotate), whose amino-acid sequence MLFKTQSAVVALGLLPLIGSVATVAAAETSSFNQVFQSIPASKPGSCASYDMDSVTTDALTLCNNAIAALQTLTATNGISNSKKNVDRLEMAQTVWGIDWNPSKFGFMGGKHTITQGMNYLTTAMSNLQKVQTMLKSTSPGDAKAVCGDTDWLWVTKRKDWGYVTDADQLISEFWGLDPNNHPGFWMSNYFSSYMKDKSGQDTKMRSQQGMIIINDEGSTSAEDNICKPNPQLAETWMNGNNVIMLCDGVLGLNSVQDAINSQSSLSPGSSIDDSARIAGAYLLHELMHYTSNRVIGDTIVGQREVGGKKVGGQKAYDWDAVAAVSYEGKDPTENADNYRMWAVGTTLDQVQWSLEGRVQ is encoded by the exons ATGCTTTTCAAGACACAGTCGGCCGTTGTTGCGCTGGGGCTCCTGCCTCTTATTGGCAGTGTTGCCAcagtggctgctgctgagacGAGCTCTTTCAATCAAGTCTTTCAGTCAATTCCGGCTTCAAAGCCTGGGTCTTGCGCCTCATACGATATGGACTCAGTGACCACGGACGCCCTGACGCTGTGCAACAACGCAATTGCGGCCCTCCAGACCTTGACGGCAACAAATGGTATCTCGAACTCCAAGAAGAATGTGGACCGCCTTGAGATGGCCCAAACCGTGTGGGGAATTGATTGGAATCCATCGAAATTTGGGTTTATGGGTGGAAAGCATACCATTACCCAGGGAATGAACTATTTGACCACCGCCATGA GCAACCTACAAAAAGTCCAGACAATGTTGAAAAGTACATCTCCTGGTGATGCCAAGGCAGTCTGCGGCGACACGGACTGGCTGTGGGTTACCAAACGGAAAGATTGGGGTTATGTCACGGATGCGGATCAGCTGATATCCGAATTCTGGGGCCTGGATC CAAATAATCACCCTGGGTTTTGGATGTCCAATTACTTCTCGTCTTACATGAAAGATAAGAGTGGGCAAGATACTAAGATGCGGTCGCAACAAGGCATGATCATAATCAACGATGAGGGCAGCACATCCGCCGAGGACAATATTTGCAAACCAAATCCCCAGCTGGCCGAGACATGGATGAACGGCAATAATGTTATCATGCTTTGCGATGGGGTTCTCGGATTGAACTCCGTTCAGGACGCAATCAACAGCCAAAGCAGTCTCAGCCCAGGTAGTAGCATCGACGACTCTGCGAGAATCGCTGGAGCCTACCTGCTGCATGAATTAATGCACTACACTTCTAACCGCGTTA TCGGAGACACCATTGTTGGACAGAGAGAAGTTGGCGGCAAGAAGGTTGGAGGGCAAAAGGCATATGACTGGGATGCTGTTGCTGCGGTCAGTTACGAAGGAAAAGATCCGACTGAAAATGCGGACAACTACCGCATGTGGGCCGTCGGAACGACTCTTGACCAAGTGCAATGGAGTCTTGAAGGGAGAGTGCAGTAG
- a CDS encoding uncharacterized protein (ID:PFLUO_003318-T1.cds;~source:funannotate): MSSTRGNTHTFSSQCSAGPSLTGVQSSCHASTRINGQAIEEASAVKQQYQFAHDKVKLVDNRFVGDRQRVNEFAHQLAHQLAYKLAYKLAYKLAYQLAYQLAHQLAHEFTINHTKNQLEHIRNQL, encoded by the exons ATGTCCTCCACTAGGGGTAACACCCATACTTTCAGCTCTCAGTGCTCTGCTGGTCCTTCTCTCACAGGAGTGCAGTCCTCGTGTCATGCCTCTACACGCATTAATGGCCAGGCCATTGAAGAA GCCTCGGCAGTCAAGCAGCAGTATCAATTTGCCCACGACAAAGTCAAGCTTGTCGACAACAGATTCGTCGGGGACAGG CAGCGAGTCAACGAGTTCGcccaccagctcgcccacCAGCTCGCCTACAAGCTCGCCTACAAGCTCGCCTACAAGCTCGCCTACCAGCTCGCCTACCAGCTCGcccaccagctcgcccacgAGTTCACCATCAACCACACCAAGAACCAGCTCGAGCACATCAGGAACCAGCTCTAG
- a CDS encoding uncharacterized protein (ID:PFLUO_003319-T1.cds;~source:funannotate) translates to MNWWSDNEDDCSSFPGFADCWYSKMTPYAPSTCDQLNTDPACEQPKWTDFTGFNNVQNFYVSWCIWNTQGAFLDLYNAVGDASSPVSDAVGNIVTTLDPPSDSTSPWEYIFDALTFGLSLYSEGTVLFKALLRSLPQTSTLLDKVVFPPGDVDGDVDVWADVAGELGKFISSWQSSIGKAVPIVQNNITAFITLNQNTPLSGIRPPLDGLATTVAQSVGGYVASACLNELGFAVTRAEALNVQSLQEGGNLQWDTGCEDGYDSNGICGGYFFDGTDTYSIVDPNNMEDSQSDVLSTLIGGDNPLTTGQILFTNALQCTQTCGANGGCAPTQDPTDLSVASCLSTARVCTWTWDTYGPFQPGCANLPDSDAVLGAFGVNPCVGTGIYDTSYSVPNTYLGGGIIDDNAPGWWADQVVCNANY, encoded by the exons ATGAACTG GTGGAGTGACAACGAGGACGATTGTTCAAGCTTCCCCGGATTTGCCGATTGCTGGTACTCTAAGATGACGCCGTACGCGCCGTCGACATGCGATCAGCTCAACACCGACCCGGCTTGCGAACAACCTAAGTGGACAGACTTCACCGGCTTCAATAATGTGCAGAATTTCTACGTCAGCTGGTGCATCTGGAATACACAAGGCGCATTCCTGGACTTGTACAATGCCGTGGGCGATGCCTCGAGCCCCGTTTCTGACGCTGTCGGAAATATC GTTACCACACTTGACCCCCCCAGTGATTCGACAAGCCCATGGGAATATATCTTCGATGCACTGACGTTTGGTCTGAGCCT GTACTCTGAAGGTACAGTTCTTTTCAAAGCACTCCTCCGATCTCTACCTCAGACGTCTACACTCCTGGATAAAGTCGTTTTTCCTCCTGGCGATGTCGATGGAGATGTCGACGTTTGGGCAGATGTCGCAGGAGAACTCGGCAAATTCATATCTTCGTGGCAATCATCGATCGGGAAAGCTGTTCCCATTGTTCAGAATAACATTACTGCCTTCATTACCCT GAACCAAAATACCCCATTGTCAGGAATTCGTCCACCGCTTGACGGTCTGGCTACTACTGTCGCACAGTCAGTTGGTGGTTATGTTGCATCCGCCTGCCTTAATGAGCTCGGTTTTGCTGTGACACGAGCCGAAGCCTTGAACGTCCAGAGCCTTCAAGAAGGTGGCAATTTACAAT GGGATACTGGCTGCGAGGACGGCTATGATAGCAATGGTATCTGTGGCGGCTATTTCTTCGATGGCACGGATACCTACAGTATTGTGGATCCCAACAACATGGAAGACAGCCAAAGCGATGTTTTGTCAACGCTTATTGGTGGTGACAATCCTCTCACGACTGGCCAGATTTTGTTTACGAACGCCTTACAATGCACGCAAACCTGCGGCGCGAATGGGGGCTGTGCCCCGACTCAAGATCCCACCGATCTTTCTGTAGCCAGCTGCTTAAGCACTGCTCGCGTCTGTACCTGGACGTGGGATACTTACGGACCCTTCCAGCCCGGTTGCGCCAATTTGCCTGATTCCGACGCCGTCTTGGGTGCTTTTGGCGTGAATCCATGTGTAGGCACTGGCATTTACGACACCAGTTATTCAGTGCCAAATACCTATCTTGGAGGTGGCATCATTGACGACAACGCTCCTGGGTGGTGGGCCGATCAAGTGGTTTGCAACGCCAATTACTGA
- a CDS encoding uncharacterized protein (ID:PFLUO_003320-T1.cds;~source:funannotate): protein MASATGAASHPVPPSLSLPPSQFARLQPHAYLLAHLSPPAASNQPSIRANGRASSQFRVTSANAGSLTHTNGSAVVRMGDTTSVCGVRAEILRTEDIASWSVSRTSNEASNKRRRLAELNEKPNEEDEDTAADDEEDRAHIEDLNLLVPNLSLSTGCAPGFTPGAPPSALAQSLSHQLLSLLHSTRLVRADDLRIWYQPPSLGPEELERHNDDEQMDVDPNPSGGVEDHKNREIKGFWVLYIDVMIISLAGNPFDAAWASVLAALRDTKLPRSWWDVDSEMILCSDNVSEASKLSLRGLPVASSFCVFEADAAAGWRAVVIPDAEEQKARSQKKGSQQRWILADPDGYEENLGQERICLVVDKEKGGKGKTVVLKMEKHGGWTVDTDDLRQLVDISARRWDEMKRILDQC from the coding sequence ATGGCCTCAGCAACAGGGGCAGCCAGCCATCCGGTACCGCCTTCTCTCTCATTACCACCATCCCAGTTCGCCCGTCTCCAACCTCACGCCTACCTTCTCGCACATCTTTCCCCTCCTGCAGCTAGCAACCAACCTTCAATCCGTGCCAATGGCCGCGCCTCGTCACAATTTCGAGTCACATCCGCCAATGCAGGCTCTCTGACCCATACGAATGGCAGTGCTGTTGTGCGCATGGGCGACACGACCTCTGTGTGTGGCGTGCGCGCAGAGATCCTTCGCACGGAAGATATTGCGTCGTGGAGTGTGTCGAGAACCTCAAATGAGGCTAGCAATAAACGCCGTCGATTGGCTGAGCTCAATGAGAAACCAaacgaggaggacgaagacaccgctgccgatgacgaggaagaccgCGCACACATCGAAGACCTGAACCTGCTTGTTCCGAATCTTTCCTTGAGTACCGGCTGTGCGCCGGGTTTTACTCCAGGTGCGCCACCTTCTGCTTTGGCTCAGTCGCTGTCGCACCAGCTTCTGTCCTTACTTCACAGTACACGCCTTGTGCGTGCGGACGACCTACGCATTTGGTATCAACCACCGAGTTTAGGCCCCGAGGAGCTAGAACGTCACAACGACGATGAGCAAATGGATGTGGATCCGAACCCGAGTGGTGGCGTTGAGGATCACAAAAATCGAGAAATCAAGGGTTTCTGGGTTCTCTACATTGATGTTATGATTATCTCGCTAGCCGGTAACCCCTTTGACGCCGCCTGGGCCTCTGTGCTGGCTGCTCTACGCGATACAAAGCTTCCCAGGTCGTGGTGGGATGTCGACAGCGAGATGATTCTCTGTTCGGATAATGTGTCAGAAGCGAGCAAACTATCCTTGCGTGGCTTGCCCGTGGCTAGCTCCTTCTGTGTATTTGAGGCGGATGCCGCTGCAGGGTGGAGGGCTGTTGTTATTCCCGATGCTGAAGAGCAGAAAGCTCGGAGCCAGAAGAAGGGATCCCAGCAAAGGTGGATTTTGGCAGATCCGGATGGCTACGAGGAGAATCTCGGTCAGGAGAGAATTTGCCTCGTTGtggacaaggagaagggcgGGAAGGGCAAGACTGTTGTTCTGAAGATGGAGAAACATGGTGGTTGGACGGTCGATACTGACGATCTCCGGCAGCTGGTAGATATCTCTGCGCGGAGATGGGACGAGATGAAGCGGATACTCGACCAATGCTGA
- a CDS encoding uncharacterized protein (ID:PFLUO_003321-T1.cds;~source:funannotate) produces MLAFYVLGLAWIVYTIAHIVRIHQTKVPGPWYTKLTSLALKYHEFSRHRRLWIHDLHLKYGPVVRLAPNEVSFANLEGMKEIYQSGGSGYDKTEFYDLFKQYNYRTMFTTLPKREHSERRRLFAERYAMTNILGSSIMEGIRQRAGSVIKQCEASMGGYLDVYVTLHCYALDCASHFLFNPGGTNSLIDSKDFVLMKELSYHDSLKQRLIQHYWPTLNKLITLYKPKSTPLAKDFVLNRTLDSEPHESSLVHKLRSKSDYLQPIQMAAESMDHMAAGIDTTGDGLCFLMHELSLPRSQQIQQKLREELVQNPQSKLDELPYLDAVIKEGLRLFPPIPMSLPRYVPENGRTVCGYTLPAGSIVSCQAYSLHLLDKDVFPNAEKFLPDRWLQKEGEIERNRLFFAFASGGRGCIGKNLALVEMKTLLREIYSRFTTKVSVDMTGDMAIDDQIIASRPKDQTCLLSFQEMTV; encoded by the exons ATGCTCGCATTTTACGTTCTCGGACTCGCATGGATTGTCTATACAATCGCTCATATTGTTCGCATACACCAAACTAAAGTGCCAGGTCCTTGGTATACGAAACTCACGAGCCTGGCGCTGAAATACCATGAGTTTTCTCGGCATCGCCGACTGTGGATCCATGACCTTCATCTGAAGTATGGACCTGTCGTTCGGTTGGCCCCAAATGAAGTATCCTTCGCCAACTTAGAAGGCATGAAGGAAATCTACCAGAGTGGAGGGAGTGGCTACGACAAGACCGAGTTCTATGATCTTTTCAAGCAGTACAACTATCG TACAATGTTTACAACTCTACCGAAGCGCGAG CACtcggaaagaagaaggttgtTCGCGGAGCGCTATGCCATGACCAATATCCTTGGTTCCTCGATTATGGAGGGAATCAGACAGCGCGCTGGTAGTGTGATTAAACAGTGCGAAGCGTCTATGGGCGGCTACCTGGATGTTTAT GTGACGCTGCATTGCTATGCGCTCGACTGTGCATCCCATTTCCTCTTCAATCCCGGCGGAACGAACTCACTGATTGACTCGAAGGACTTTGTGCTGATGAAAGAATTATCCTACCATGACAGTTTGAAGC AGCGTCTGATTCAGCATTACTGGCCTACGCTGAACAAGCTGATCACGCTGTATAAACCCAAATCTACACCGCTAGCCAAGGACTTCGTTCTCAATAGAACACTGGACTCCGAGCCGCACGAGTCGTCACTCGTCCACAAACTCCGGAGCAAATCCGACTATCTCCAGCCGATCCAGATGGCCGCCGAGAGCATGGACCATATGGCAGCCGGCATTGACACGACGGGAGATGGCCTTTGTTTTCTGATGCATGAGCTCTCTCTGCCACGCTCACAACAAATCCAGCAGAAACTGCGTGAAGAGCTGGTTCAGAATCCCCAGTCTAAACTTGACGAGCTCCCATATTTGGATGCCGTGATCAAGGAAGGATTGCGCCTGTTCCCTCCAATCCCGATGAGTCTCCCTCGTTACGTCCCTGAGAACGGCCGCACTGTTTGTGGATACACTCTCCCTGCAGGCTCGATTGTGAGCTGCCAAGCATATTCTCTGCACTTGCTAGACAAAGATGTCTTCCCTAATGCGGAGAAGTTTCTGCCAGACCGATGGCTACaaaaagagggagagataGAGAGGAACAGGCTATTCTTTGCATTTGCTTCTGGAGGCCGAGGGTGCATTGGAAAGAA TCTTGCTCTCGTAGAGATGAAGACTCTCTTGCGCGAGATCTACTCACGGTTCACGACCAAGGTTTCTGTGGACATGACGGGCGATATGGCTATTGATGATCAGATTATTGCGTCGAGGCCGAAGGATCAGACCTGTCTTTTGTCTTTCCAGGAGATGACGGTGTAA